From Acidimicrobiales bacterium:
CGGAGGGAGATCGTGCTGTGGCAGCGGGTGGCCGACAACAAGGCCCTGCTCCGCCTGCTCACCACGGCCATCCCGCCCCAGATGAAGGCGCCGGGCACCTGGATGAACGACGCCCTCGAGGTCCGGGACCAGTGGACCAGCCGGCTGCTGCGGACCGCGGCGTGGTCGCCGTTGGAGTGACCGGGGTCCCCGCCCTCGTTCCCGATCCCGAGCGGGTGACGGCCGAGTGGCTCACCGAGGTACTGCACTCGGCCGGCGCCATCGGTGAGCGGCAGGTGGTGGACTTCGACGCCCGGCCCATTGGTACGGGCCAGGTCGGCTGCAACCTCCGATACCGGCTGCGTTACGACCGGCCCGGGCCGGGACCCGACTCGGTGGTGGCCAAGTTCTCGTCGCGCGACGAGACCAGCCGGGCCACCGGGGTGCAGACCCTGACCTACGAGACCGAGGTGGCGTTCTACCGGGACCTGGCCGACACGGTGGAGGTGTCGCGTCCGGGATGCTTCTTCGCCGCCGTCGAGCCGGGCACGCCGGACGTGGTGCTGGTCCTCGAGGACCTGGCCCCCGCCGTGCCGGGGGACCAGCTGGCCGGGTGCAACGTCGCCGAGGCCGAGGTGGTCGTGGTCGAGGCGGCCCGCCTGCACGGGCCCCGGTGGGGGGACCCCACTCTTCTCGACATCGGGTGGCTGGCCGACAAGCAGGCCCGGGACCCCTCGCTGATCACCTTCTTCGCCATGATGTGGTCGGGCTTCGTCGACCGCTACCGCGACGCCCTGGCTCCGGAGTCGGTCCAGGTCGGGGAGCGGATGGTGGCCCACGGCGCGCCCTGGGCCGAGGACCCTCCTCCCGCTCTCACCGTCTGTCACGCCGACTACCGGCTCGACAACATGCTGTTCGGGCCGCCGGGCTCACCCCGCCCGCTGACCATCGTCGACTGGCAGACGGCACGCCTCGGCGTCGGGCCGTCGGACGTCTCCTACTTCCTCGGGTCGGCCATGCCCCCGGAGCAGCGTCGCCCGCACGAGAAGGATCTGGTGGCCCGCTACCACGCCGCCCTCGGCGCCTACGACATCGGCTCGTACGGGCTGGACCGGTGCTGGGAGGACTACCGCCGCTACTCCTTCGGCGGCTTCTTCATGGCCGTGTTCGCCTCCATGCTGGTCGAGCGCACCGAGCGGGGCGACGCCATGTTCATGACCATGGCCAACGGCGCCGCCGCCCAGGTCGTCGACCTAGGCGCCCTCGAGTTCGTTTCCTGAGGCGCCGGGCCTCCGCACACCTAGACCCCGCTGGCCTCGGCGGCA
This genomic window contains:
- a CDS encoding phosphotransferase; the encoded protein is MVAVGVTGVPALVPDPERVTAEWLTEVLHSAGAIGERQVVDFDARPIGTGQVGCNLRYRLRYDRPGPGPDSVVAKFSSRDETSRATGVQTLTYETEVAFYRDLADTVEVSRPGCFFAAVEPGTPDVVLVLEDLAPAVPGDQLAGCNVAEAEVVVVEAARLHGPRWGDPTLLDIGWLADKQARDPSLITFFAMMWSGFVDRYRDALAPESVQVGERMVAHGAPWAEDPPPALTVCHADYRLDNMLFGPPGSPRPLTIVDWQTARLGVGPSDVSYFLGSAMPPEQRRPHEKDLVARYHAALGAYDIGSYGLDRCWEDYRRYSFGGFFMAVFASMLVERTERGDAMFMTMANGAAAQVVDLGALEFVS